TGAGCCGCAACCGCCGGGTCTGCATTTCTTCAGCGAAATTAAGCTGCCCCGGTTGGGACTGACTTTGCTTGGAGCGGTGCTGGCCAGACTCGGCCATGACGTCAGGATATTTGTTGAGGATCTCGCTCCGGTAAACATGACACGGGTCCTCGAATCCGATTTGGTGGGCTTTTCCACG
This portion of the Desulfotomaculum sp. genome encodes:
- a CDS encoding B12-binding domain-containing radical SAM protein; its protein translation is MKITLIEPQPPGLHFFSEIKLPRLGLTLLGAVLARLGHDVRIFVEDLAPVNMTRVLESDLVGFST